DNA from Pseudomonadota bacterium:
GCCTTTGCAATAACTATGACACTGCCCGCATTGTTTACTGCCTTATTAAGCAGCGCGTTTTACAAAAATTCCGAGTGGATCGACTTCCTCACGGATCATCCGTACTTCTTCCGCTGTAGGTGCAGCAAACTGGTCGACATTATCGGCTACCAGCAGTTCAAAACCGGTTGCTGCCTGAATGCTTTCCACTGTTTCGCCGGGAAATATACTGATAAGACGCATTCTTTTGCTTTTTTCTTCGAAATCGAAGATACCTTTGGTGGTGATGAGACGGTACGGACCTTTGCCCTGCATACCTGCTTTATATCGTGCATTGGGACTGCCATCAAGATAGCCGGGGCTGGTCATGTACGACAGCTTCTCATTGAACTTTTTTTTGTCATGGGGAACGATGAGGATGGTTCTCTCGCAGGAAGCGGCCATGTCACTGGCACCGCCGCTGCCCGGAAGCCGTACTTTAGGTTTCAGGTATCCTTCAGGGTAATCACCCATCATGGTGGAGTTAAGGTTGCCGTACATATCAACTTCAGCGCCGCCGATAAAGCCGAAATCGGCAAAACCGCGCTGGGTCAACTCAAAGGCGCTGTTTAAGCCTTTAAGGTAAGATGCTCCGGTGAAGGTTTTTGAGTCGCCAACAGAAGTGGGCAGACCGTGCTTAAGGGGAGGCCCAACGGCTCCGGCCTCGAATACCGGGATCAGGCCAGGTGCATGTGTGTGGATTGCCAGCAGAGTAGCGACCATTGGCAGGCCGGTCCCGACAAATACTATTTTATTATTTTCCAGAATTTTTGCTCCCGCCACAACAATAATTTCCTGGGCGGTGTAATCTGTTGAAACTGTCATGATAACTCCTTATTTATTAATTCCGTAAGGTTTGGATGCAATAGAAATAACCGTATCCGGTAATCAGGCCAATCGCTCGCAGTTGTAGGACTCTGCTGCCTGATCGGCAAACAGCTTTTTGGTCTGGAATTTATCAATGTAATCCTCAAAGCTTTCAACACCAAAGATAAACTCATCATACCAGGCTTTCAATGCGTCAGATGATCCGCCCTTGCATATAGGAGCTATGAGACCGAGAAATTCAAGGATGTGGTCGCTATTAAAATAATAATGACGTCGACATGCTCCCGGATAAGCGCCGAAAGGCACCTTGACAACCGCGTCAATGGCCGGAAAAGGAATCATGATATCCTTGGGGTTGGTGACAAGCAGCTCATGAGATACAAGCTGTTCGCAGGTGACAATGGTATGAGCTGAAGCCATGGCGATTTCCGCACAAGTGGCGTCTGTTCCACGGATAATGCAGTTGCCATACATGTCGGCTGCCTGTACATGGATGAGAGCTACATTAGGATTGCTGGCCGGAAGCAAAGCAATAGGACGTCCGGTAAAGGGACAGTCAATGACCTTGGTACGACTGGTGTTGCGGATGTCACCACCCAGCGGTCCGCGGGTCGGAATAAAAGGTAAACCCATGGCTCCGGCCTTGAACCGGGCCGACATATTGTAATTGCTCCAGTCTTCAAACTCTATCATGCCACGCTCTGCGAGATAACGCCAGGCCTGGGAAAGGCCAAAGCCCTCATGGCCCCAGTACGCCAGTTCGATCCGTTTGATGGAACAATGGTCGGGCCTTACCATCATTGCGCCGGCAAGAAGCTCAGGAGCCATGCCTGCCGAATGGAAAGAAAGTATAAGATCTTTGAAACCCTGACGAATAATTTCGTGAACAATAGCAATGGGCTGACGGACATTAACAAAACCGCCGATACCGACATTGTCTCCAGCCTTAACGAATTCGGACACCGCCTCTTTCAGCGTCATCCGTTTGTCTCTCATAGACTTGTCTTTATTGACAAGAGCTTCCCTTGCCTCATCAGGTGATAAACCTGTCCAGAACATTTTAGCGTTTTTTTCCAATTTGATACCTCTTTTTATCTATCGCGCTACGCTAAGCGTCCGCGTAATCATATGTTTTTTATTATCCGGTAACCATGTTTTCCATAGGCGTGCTATATTAATCAAACAAAATAAAAATTGAAAGCAAAAACCATACAATATTGTATTTAATGCATAATCGTTTTAAGGAGCGTTAACAACCAATTTAAAATACTTATAATATTTTACAGAAAGCCCTCATCACCTATCACCGCATTACAGGGCAAAGATCTTTAAAATAATCCATGACTGGAAAAATTCCCGACACTTTTTCCGGTACAAAGAGATTAAAGGTTTACTCCCTAAGTTGTCTTTTCTTTATCTTTTAATGTGAAGGTTAAAAGAACTCCGCAAATAAGCATGACACCGGCAATAGCCAAAGATGATGTATAAGCGCCGCTATAGGCATGAAGCATTTGGGATACCCTTCCCAATACAAATCCGCCTACACCCCATGCGCTGAATACGATCCCGTAATTGGTACCAAAGTTCTTCAGTCCCCAATGATCCTTTGTTAGCGAGGGGAAAAGAGAAAGATTGGTTCCATAATTGAAACCGATAAAAGTGGCCAGAACAACTAACAACAAAGGCTTTGCACTGCTGGAACCTACAATGGGAATGGCGATAAACATAAGTACGGCTTGGAAAGTCAACATGATTGTCAGGGTGGCGCGTCGGCCAATTTTGTCGGATAAGATCCCTGCGATAATTCTTCCTCCTGCGTTGCCGATAGCCATTATGGCCACCGCCAGGAAAGCCAGTTCCCCCATGCTTTGTTTAGCCATACCGGCAACACTGCCAATTACCATGAGTCCGGCACCAGATCCAATAAAAAATATAAACCAAAGCCTGTAAAAGGTGCCGGTTTTGAGCATTTCGCTTGCGGTCGAATCTTTTACTGCATTTTCCGGGTGAGCACCGCCTTTGGTATCGATGACCATCGGTTTATATCCTGCGGGTGGGTTGATCAGCATCATAGAAAAAAAACACACAACGATTAAAAATGCGATTCCAAAAAACAGCATGGCCTCCTGCAATCCCCAAATGCCAAGCAGATATTGTGAAAGGGGTGCAATATAGACAGATGCCAAACCAAATCCTGAGACAACGAGTCCTGCAATCAATCCGGTTTTAGAAGGAGGAAACCATTTCAGCGCCGGCGGTGTGGCGGCTGAATAACCAAAGCCAATGCCGGTGCCTGCCAAAATCCCAAAGCCGATGATCCATACTGCATAACTCGTGGTTGTTGAAATCCAAATAAAGCCAATGCCCACCAGGACGCCACC
Protein-coding regions in this window:
- a CDS encoding CoA transferase subunit A, encoding MEKNAKMFWTGLSPDEAREALVNKDKSMRDKRMTLKEAVSEFVKAGDNVGIGGFVNVRQPIAIVHEIIRQGFKDLILSFHSAGMAPELLAGAMMVRPDHCSIKRIELAYWGHEGFGLSQAWRYLAERGMIEFEDWSNYNMSARFKAGAMGLPFIPTRGPLGGDIRNTSRTKVIDCPFTGRPIALLPASNPNVALIHVQAADMYGNCIIRGTDATCAEIAMASAHTIVTCEQLVSHELLVTNPKDIMIPFPAIDAVVKVPFGAYPGACRRHYYFNSDHILEFLGLIAPICKGGSSDALKAWYDEFIFGVESFEDYIDKFQTKKLFADQAAESYNCERLA
- a CDS encoding OFA family MFS transporter, encoding MFQQIKNRGWIVTFSGTCINLALGILYTWSIFKGSIEKSIKAGGEGAFNWDLASLNDPYAICCLVFSFAMILAGKCQDRFGPRITAFIGGVLVGIGFIWISTTTSYAVWIIGFGILAGTGIGFGYSAATPPALKWFPPSKTGLIAGLVVSGFGLASVYIAPLSQYLLGIWGLQEAMLFFGIAFLIVVCFFSMMLINPPAGYKPMVIDTKGGAHPENAVKDSTASEMLKTGTFYRLWFIFFIGSGAGLMVIGSVAGMAKQSMGELAFLAVAIMAIGNAGGRIIAGILSDKIGRRATLTIMLTFQAVLMFIAIPIVGSSSAKPLLLVVLATFIGFNYGTNLSLFPSLTKDHWGLKNFGTNYGIVFSAWGVGGFVLGRVSQMLHAYSGAYTSSLAIAGVMLICGVLLTFTLKDKEKTT
- a CDS encoding glutaconate CoA-transferase, which encodes MTVSTDYTAQEIIVVAGAKILENNKIVFVGTGLPMVATLLAIHTHAPGLIPVFEAGAVGPPLKHGLPTSVGDSKTFTGASYLKGLNSAFELTQRGFADFGFIGGAEVDMYGNLNSTMMGDYPEGYLKPKVRLPGSGGASDMAASCERTILIVPHDKKKFNEKLSYMTSPGYLDGSPNARYKAGMQGKGPYRLITTKGIFDFEEKSKRMRLISIFPGETVESIQAATGFELLVADNVDQFAAPTAEEVRMIREEVDPLGIFVKRAA